The following proteins come from a genomic window of Nostoc sp. ATCC 53789:
- a CDS encoding DUF2281 domain-containing protein, which translates to MINIILDIAETQNKTIMLKEQITQELEKLPEPLLQEILDFVQFLQAKYQKDKTLEITIMSESSLQKDWLRPEEDSAWQDL; encoded by the coding sequence ATGATAAATATTATTTTAGATATTGCCGAAACACAAAATAAGACAATTATGCTTAAAGAACAGATTACACAAGAACTAGAAAAATTACCTGAACCTCTGTTACAAGAGATTTTAGATTTTGTTCAGTTCTTGCAAGCCAAGTACCAGAAAGATAAAACTTTAGAAATCACCATTATGAGTGAATCATCACTGCAAAAAGATTGGTTAAGGCCAGAGGAAGATTCAGCATGGCAGGATTTGTAA
- a CDS encoding bromodomain-containing protein has protein sequence MDWKYRWKNGYKPSRDEAAKNPHLLDESQFENEQDRKLAEESARKHLGIPAPTLDEDQSILPH, from the coding sequence ATGGACTGGAAGTACAGGTGGAAAAATGGCTATAAACCAAGCCGAGATGAAGCGGCAAAAAACCCTCATTTGTTAGATGAAAGTCAGTTCGAGAACGAGCAAGACCGAAAGCTAGCTGAAGAATCAGCAAGGAAGCATTTGGGTATACCTGCACCAACCTTAGACGAAGATCAGTCAATATTACCTCATTAG
- a CDS encoding alpha/beta hydrolase encodes MQIFQIFNRLNNSKFTKLLSQTVALGVGAFVLLSTTNANAAEQVVLKYGTFQGQVSVQELSQFTETGKTTPTLQAYLDAAQQDPAVARKALIAPIKADPAFLNNLLSSWAGPILVNQIGEVVHPPAGQLDQQALRSALSTSIQQNGEVTLLGAIQNYPNTSVELEGDRLISVYERLSSLAELL; translated from the coding sequence ATGCAGATTTTTCAAATTTTCAATCGATTAAACAATAGTAAATTTACTAAGTTACTCAGTCAAACAGTAGCTTTAGGCGTAGGTGCTTTTGTTCTCCTCTCAACTACTAATGCTAATGCCGCCGAGCAAGTTGTTTTAAAGTATGGTACTTTTCAGGGGCAAGTTTCTGTTCAAGAATTAAGTCAGTTTACAGAAACAGGTAAGACTACTCCGACACTACAAGCTTATTTGGATGCCGCTCAACAAGACCCCGCAGTAGCTCGTAAGGCACTGATAGCCCCAATAAAAGCCGATCCTGCCTTTTTAAATAACTTACTGTCAAGCTGGGCAGGGCCAATTTTAGTTAACCAAATTGGTGAAGTAGTTCATCCCCCCGCAGGACAACTAGATCAACAGGCGCTGCGAAGTGCTTTAAGTACATCTATTCAACAAAATGGTGAAGTTACACTTCTTGGAGCCATTCAGAATTATCCTAATACTTCTGTTGAACTTGAAGGCGATCGCCTCATCTCTGTTTATGAACGTCTAAGCAGCCTGGCAGAACTTTTATGA
- a CDS encoding HdeD family acid-resistance protein, with translation MTTDVSRNINKDVNGALISGVLLSVLGVIAIAAPNLSTLFAETWIAVILIFAGFTKLVYATQTRHQGGFIWKLLLSGLYIATGIMLFVYPFTGILTLTLLLGSFLLAEGTFELILAFKLRPQENWTWILGDGIITLVLGAMIWFQWPFNAPWLLGTLVGISIIFTGISRVMLSLNARSTSNPTNEAANPT, from the coding sequence ATGACAACTGACGTTTCTAGAAATATTAACAAGGATGTTAATGGAGCGCTGATAAGTGGTGTTCTCCTAAGTGTTTTGGGGGTGATTGCGATCGCAGCGCCTAACCTCTCGACCTTATTCGCTGAGACTTGGATTGCAGTAATTTTGATTTTCGCCGGATTTACAAAACTAGTTTATGCCACTCAAACCCGCCACCAAGGAGGTTTTATTTGGAAACTTCTATTGAGCGGACTCTATATTGCAACGGGTATAATGCTGTTTGTTTATCCTTTTACAGGTATTCTCACACTGACTCTGTTGCTTGGCAGCTTTTTACTGGCTGAAGGTACATTCGAGTTAATTCTGGCATTCAAGTTACGTCCGCAAGAGAACTGGACGTGGATACTAGGTGATGGCATTATTACACTGGTCTTAGGTGCAATGATTTGGTTCCAGTGGCCCTTCAATGCGCCCTGGCTTCTTGGTACACTAGTTGGTATCAGCATTATTTTCACTGGCATTTCACGCGTAATGCTGTCATTGAATGCGCGTTCTACCTCAAATCCTACTAACGAAGCTGCAAATCCTACTTAG
- a CDS encoding family 10 glycosylhydrolase, translating to MVSIATPFSDIQNHWARLFITALAQRGIVSGSPNGTYRPDNSLTRAEFAAIIANAFGTVTKKRQYVPFVDVPINYWAAAAIQTAYEKAFISGFPDKSFRPAERITRAEVLISLVAGLELATKVKPDLLSTLPQIYQDSIQIPGYGRNQVAIATSAGLVVSFPNIKLLNPNLAATRADVAVIIYQALVYLGKAEKIASSYLVQPPTLTPTPTPTPTPTPIPTPTPTPTPTPTPTPTPIPTPTPTPTPIPIPTPAPVGSVRVNHSREFRGAWVVSVWNGDWPSKPELSVAQQKAELTEIITKLQALNFNALIFQVRPEGDALYESQLEPWSAWITGTQGKAPEPFYDPLAFAIAECHKRNIELHAWFNPYRASTSTDPAKTVRPHIAATNPESVYLWKTQRWMDPGLKIVQDRAYNVILDVVKRYDVDGIHLDDYFYPYPIEGQPFPDNKTYAAYQAAGGSLNLGDWRRDNVNKMVQRLWQGIKAAKPDVKFGISPFGIYRPGQPAGITGLDAYNVLYADSKKWLEEGWIDYIAPQLYWRTDQTQQSYSALLQWWTQVNTKQRHVYAGNNLTEPSNKSRESDEIEKQVKISRSQAGRLSLGNIFFNLGVLTENSQGIADKFQSLLYNKPALPPTLPWQDTTPPPPPIGLQVNNRKLSWQPGDNQPVRSWTLYRQTGDTWTIQRILSAGTTFATVQQAGTYAVCAVDRLANESAGTVITVS from the coding sequence ATGGTATCTATTGCTACTCCCTTCTCGGATATCCAAAACCATTGGGCACGCTTATTTATTACAGCCTTAGCTCAACGTGGTATTGTCAGTGGGTCGCCGAATGGCACATATCGACCCGATAATTCACTCACTCGTGCTGAATTTGCCGCCATCATCGCCAACGCATTTGGCACAGTTACCAAGAAGCGGCAATATGTACCTTTTGTGGATGTACCCATAAATTATTGGGCAGCAGCTGCCATTCAAACAGCTTACGAAAAAGCATTTATTAGCGGGTTTCCTGATAAAAGTTTCCGCCCCGCCGAGCGAATTACTAGGGCGGAAGTTTTAATTTCCTTGGTAGCGGGCTTAGAACTTGCCACCAAGGTAAAACCAGACCTCCTCTCAACACTCCCACAAATTTATCAAGATTCTATTCAGATTCCTGGGTATGGGAGAAATCAGGTAGCTATTGCCACTAGTGCTGGATTAGTGGTTAGTTTCCCAAATATCAAATTACTCAATCCCAATCTTGCAGCTACCCGTGCAGATGTAGCAGTAATTATTTATCAAGCTTTGGTGTATTTAGGCAAAGCGGAAAAAATTGCCTCTAGTTACTTAGTGCAGCCGCCAACACTAACACCAACGCCAACGCCAACACCAACGCCAACGCCAATACCAACACCAACGCCAACGCCAACGCCAACGCCAACACCAACGCCAACACCAATACCAACACCAACGCCAACGCCAACGCCAATACCTATACCCACACCCGCACCTGTCGGTAGCGTTAGGGTAAATCATAGTCGGGAATTTCGGGGGGCGTGGGTAGTATCTGTGTGGAATGGTGATTGGCCTTCCAAGCCAGAACTTTCTGTTGCTCAACAGAAAGCTGAACTCACTGAGATTATTACTAAATTACAAGCGCTAAACTTCAATGCCCTGATCTTTCAGGTGCGACCGGAGGGAGACGCTTTATATGAATCGCAATTAGAACCTTGGAGTGCTTGGATTACAGGAACTCAGGGGAAAGCACCAGAACCATTTTATGATCCTTTAGCGTTTGCGATCGCAGAATGTCACAAGCGTAATATTGAACTCCATGCTTGGTTCAACCCTTACCGCGCCAGCACTTCTACCGACCCAGCTAAAACAGTACGTCCCCACATAGCAGCGACTAATCCAGAAAGCGTTTATTTGTGGAAAACTCAACGCTGGATGGACCCAGGATTGAAAATAGTTCAAGATAGAGCTTACAACGTCATTCTCGATGTAGTGAAGCGCTACGATGTTGATGGCATTCACTTAGATGATTATTTCTATCCATATCCCATCGAGGGACAACCTTTCCCCGATAACAAAACTTATGCTGCATATCAAGCAGCTGGTGGTTCACTCAACCTTGGCGACTGGCGACGGGACAATGTTAACAAAATGGTACAGCGTCTCTGGCAGGGAATTAAAGCAGCCAAACCCGATGTGAAATTTGGTATCAGCCCCTTTGGGATTTATCGCCCCGGACAACCTGCTGGCATTACTGGGTTAGATGCTTACAACGTATTGTATGCTGACTCGAAAAAATGGTTAGAAGAAGGCTGGATTGATTATATTGCGCCTCAACTTTACTGGCGCACAGATCAAACACAACAAAGTTATTCAGCATTGCTACAGTGGTGGACACAGGTAAATACAAAGCAAAGACACGTTTACGCTGGTAACAATCTGACAGAACCAAGCAACAAGAGTCGAGAGAGTGATGAAATTGAAAAGCAGGTGAAAATTAGTCGTAGCCAAGCTGGACGGTTGTCACTGGGCAATATCTTCTTTAATCTCGGTGTTTTGACAGAAAATAGTCAGGGTATTGCTGATAAATTCCAAAGTCTGCTTTATAACAAACCTGCGCTACCGCCAACTTTGCCTTGGCAAGATACAACGCCACCCCCTCCACCCATTGGATTACAAGTCAATAACCGCAAACTGAGTTGGCAGCCTGGAGATAATCAACCAGTTCGTTCTTGGACACTTTATCGGCAAACTGGCGATACTTGGACAATTCAGCGAATTTTGTCTGCTGGCACAACCTTCGCTACCGTTCAACAAGCGGGAACTTATGCTGTATGTGCGGTGGATAGATTGGCTAATGAGAGTGCGGGAACTGTGATTACAGTGAGTTGA
- the dcm gene encoding DNA (cytosine-5-)-methyltransferase, with amino-acid sequence MVANHIARRVGSDVQKRIDALKIGQKMQDLPEELWHDSFKFYLKQDPNRQGGPNLRIIRLDPDKPSLTVTGYIFNKFVHPYENRFITVREAARLQGFPDNMKFEGTLTSTQLQVGNAVPVPLAEAVFKSLVQQAKLLGFENRSLKAFSVFSGAGGMDIGAYLTGSIETKVALDSWSDACATLRGFFGGHICVLEKDISTVENPLSLWQKFSGEVEKPDIVFGGPPCQAFSQAGKQKGFQDDRGGMIYEFLRFVEHLYPPFFVMENVSNLKGIAGGTLYQQIWDKMANLGYNISIGVLLAADFGTPQLRRRLFFLGCRKDIGSIRLPLSTHSPELELFGLLPYVTVAKAFVDLPEAEFSR; translated from the coding sequence TTGGTTGCAAATCACATTGCTAGACGGGTTGGTTCAGATGTACAAAAGCGGATCGATGCCTTAAAAATTGGGCAAAAAATGCAAGACTTGCCTGAAGAACTTTGGCACGATAGCTTTAAATTTTATCTCAAGCAAGATCCAAATCGTCAAGGTGGCCCAAATTTAAGAATAATTCGTCTTGATCCAGATAAACCTTCATTAACGGTGACGGGGTACATTTTCAATAAATTTGTTCATCCCTATGAAAACCGATTTATTACTGTACGAGAGGCAGCTCGTTTACAAGGCTTTCCTGACAATATGAAATTTGAGGGAACGCTAACAAGTACTCAGCTTCAGGTAGGTAATGCTGTACCTGTACCGCTTGCAGAAGCTGTGTTTAAATCTTTAGTTCAACAAGCAAAGTTGTTAGGATTTGAAAATCGTTCCCTCAAAGCTTTCAGCGTATTTAGTGGCGCAGGAGGTATGGATATTGGTGCTTATCTTACAGGCAGTATAGAAACTAAGGTAGCTCTCGATAGTTGGTCAGATGCTTGTGCAACACTGCGTGGTTTTTTTGGTGGTCATATTTGCGTTTTGGAAAAGGATATTTCTACTGTAGAAAACCCGTTAAGTTTATGGCAAAAGTTTTCCGGTGAAGTTGAGAAACCAGATATTGTCTTTGGAGGGCCACCTTGTCAAGCTTTCAGTCAGGCAGGTAAACAGAAAGGCTTTCAGGATGATCGAGGTGGTATGATTTATGAATTTTTACGTTTTGTCGAACATTTGTACCCGCCATTTTTCGTTATGGAAAATGTATCTAATCTCAAAGGGATTGCAGGTGGCACACTATACCAGCAAATTTGGGACAAAATGGCGAATTTGGGTTACAACATCTCAATCGGTGTACTTTTAGCTGCTGATTTCGGTACTCCCCAATTAAGGCGGCGATTATTTTTTCTTGGTTGCCGAAAGGACATTGGTAGTATTCGCTTACCTTTATCTACTCATAGTCCTGAACTTGAATTATTTGGGCTACTACCTTACGTAACTGTTGCTAAGGCTTTTGTTGACTTGCCAGAAGCAGAGTTCAGCCGTTAA
- a CDS encoding efflux RND transporter periplasmic adaptor subunit, with protein MTSPEPQTDFGEKAPQTSFEPPSGKRRWLWLFLAALLLLGGGTALVWRLLTPQNSAPSTTNAQPQGVRVKVSTVQSGIIEESSDFIASLKSQRSVILQPRIQGQVSQIFVKSGDPVAEGAAIIQVDRTPQAAIAPNNAAPQAFLLQLETARTVLKSLEAQRASYVENVQLYQQTYEKYSTLAEQGAVSRQTRNQFADRLANAKTSLDAIDSRIQAQRANILQAEKTLQQANVNTQTQQIQSDKITAPFSGTVGNIAVKVGDLVNTSTQLVNLTQNRPLEVNISVPLQQGPQLRKGMPVEVMNTQGQKLGRSRVFFIAPTANNETQGILIKALFDNPNGQLRADQLVRARVFWNQRPGILIPTTAMTRVGGDTFVYVVETETSPQGISQQVARQKRVKLGEIKDNNYQVLEGLQPEDKVIISGLLNLRDGAAIVPES; from the coding sequence ATGACATCCCCTGAGCCTCAAACTGATTTTGGAGAAAAAGCTCCACAAACCTCATTTGAGCCACCTTCTGGAAAACGGCGGTGGCTTTGGTTATTTTTAGCAGCACTACTATTGTTAGGGGGCGGAACAGCTCTCGTTTGGCGTTTGCTCACTCCGCAAAATTCAGCGCCTTCAACTACTAACGCTCAACCTCAAGGGGTAAGAGTCAAAGTATCCACAGTACAAAGCGGCATAATTGAGGAAAGTTCAGATTTTATTGCTAGCCTAAAATCCCAGCGCTCAGTCATCCTCCAGCCGAGGATTCAGGGCCAAGTTAGCCAAATATTTGTGAAATCGGGAGATCCAGTAGCCGAGGGAGCGGCAATTATACAGGTAGATCGTACACCACAAGCAGCGATCGCTCCTAACAATGCTGCGCCTCAAGCATTTTTATTGCAACTGGAAACTGCCCGCACTGTACTGAAATCTCTAGAAGCCCAACGAGCATCATACGTTGAGAATGTGCAATTGTATCAGCAAACCTACGAAAAATATTCCACTCTAGCTGAACAAGGAGCCGTTTCTCGACAGACTCGCAATCAGTTTGCTGATCGACTTGCCAATGCTAAAACTAGTCTTGATGCAATTGATTCCAGGATTCAAGCCCAAAGAGCCAATATATTGCAGGCTGAAAAAACCTTACAGCAAGCTAATGTAAATACTCAAACACAACAAATCCAGTCTGACAAAATTACCGCTCCTTTTAGTGGCACAGTTGGCAACATTGCTGTGAAAGTAGGTGATTTAGTTAATACTTCCACACAATTAGTTAATCTCACGCAAAATCGGCCTTTAGAAGTCAACATCTCTGTGCCACTACAGCAAGGGCCGCAATTGCGTAAGGGAATGCCAGTTGAAGTAATGAATACACAAGGTCAAAAGCTGGGTAGAAGTAGAGTATTTTTCATTGCGCCTACTGCTAATAACGAAACACAAGGGATACTTATCAAAGCACTTTTTGACAATCCTAACGGTCAGCTACGTGCAGATCAATTGGTAAGGGCTAGAGTGTTTTGGAATCAGCGCCCCGGAATTTTAATCCCCACAACTGCAATGACTCGTGTAGGTGGCGACACTTTTGTGTATGTAGTTGAAACCGAAACATCTCCCCAAGGTATATCTCAACAAGTAGCTCGACAAAAGCGCGTGAAGCTAGGCGAAATCAAAGATAATAATTACCAAGTTCTTGAAGGATTACAACCAGAAGATAAAGTTATTATCTCAGGGTTGCTCAATCTTAGAGATGGTGCTGCGATCGTTCCAGAATCTTAA
- a CDS encoding SDR family oxidoreductase, translating to MSSLSGKVAIITGASRGIGRAIALKLAGNGASIVVNYAGNAAKAQEVVAEIEKLGVEAIAIQADISKVPDIQRLFEQTLERFGKVDILVNNAGIAFYKTITQVSEEDFDAIFAINVKGTFFACQQAAQHLSEGGRIINFSSSTTVMMLPTYSAYVGTKGAVEQITRVLAKELGAKAIAVNVISPGPTDTELFREGKTQEQIDRLAQMAAFGKLGDVQEIADVVAFLASDEARWITGQNIRVNGGIA from the coding sequence ATGTCATCTTTATCGGGGAAAGTTGCAATTATCACTGGTGCATCGCGGGGAATTGGACGAGCGATCGCACTAAAATTAGCTGGTAACGGCGCATCTATTGTTGTCAACTATGCGGGTAATGCAGCCAAAGCACAAGAAGTTGTTGCAGAAATTGAAAAGTTGGGAGTAGAAGCGATCGCTATTCAAGCCGATATTAGCAAAGTACCCGACATCCAACGCCTGTTTGAGCAAACACTTGAACGTTTTGGTAAAGTTGATATTTTAGTCAACAATGCCGGAATCGCCTTCTATAAAACAATTACTCAGGTGAGTGAAGAAGATTTCGATGCGATTTTTGCTATTAATGTCAAAGGTACTTTTTTTGCTTGCCAACAAGCCGCGCAACACCTATCAGAAGGCGGACGGATTATCAACTTTTCGTCATCAACTACGGTGATGATGCTGCCAACTTATAGCGCTTATGTAGGAACCAAAGGTGCTGTTGAACAAATCACGCGGGTATTAGCTAAAGAATTGGGTGCAAAAGCGATCGCAGTTAATGTTATTTCTCCTGGCCCTACCGATACAGAACTATTCCGAGAAGGCAAAACCCAAGAACAGATAGATCGTTTGGCTCAAATGGCTGCTTTTGGCAAGCTGGGAGATGTGCAAGAAATCGCCGATGTAGTAGCCTTTCTCGCTAGCGATGAAGCCAGATGGATCACTGGGCAAAATATCCGTGTAAACGGTGGAATCGCATGA